In Flavobacterium luteolum, the DNA window GCAGAACAACGTCTAGGAGGTACAATGGGGGTTTGGGCAGAACCATTTACCAAATTGCGTCTGCAAAAAATATTCAATCTATATCAAGATCCTTTTGAAAGAGCCGATATTACTTCAAATACTTTCTGGGATTGGCAGATGAATCATGTGCAGTTAATGTATGGCGCAATACAAGATGTGGTTGTGTTTGCAGAAACATTTAAGGAATATCCACCAAGATCAATCCCGCCAAGTTTCTCTGCTTATACTATTATGGAAGAAGCGATGAAAGATATCAAAGCTCAAAAATATGTAGAGAAAAATGTTTTACCTAAGCTAAAAGAAGAAGAAGAGACAGCTTCAAAAAAGAAAAAATAAATAATCTAAAAAGAGATTCAGATTTATTTGAATCTGAATCTCTTTTTCTAACATAAAAACATCATGAAAAAAAGTATATACATATTACCTCTGGTGGTTTTGTTTTTTTTGTCCTGTAAAAAGTCCGACACCTTAACTTCTCCAACAGAAAATAAACAAACAGAAACTACTGCAACAAGTGGTGATCCGCTGCCAAGCTGGAATGATGGAGCTTTAAAAAAAGACATTATAGCTTATGTTGAAAAAGTAACCAAAGAAGGAAGTCCAGATTTTATTCCTGTAGAAAGCAGAATTGCGACTTTTGATAACGATGGAACTCTATGGGCTGAAAAACCTTATGTTCAAGAACTTTTTGCTTTTTATAGAGTTAAAAAAATGGTAGAAGCTAAACCTGAATTAGCCAAGAAACAGCCTTTTAAAGCAGTTATTGAAAAAGATAAAACGTTCTTCGAAAAAGGAGGCGATAAAGCACTTATAGAACTTGTTGCAGCAACTCATACCGGAATGGCCGAAGATGAATTTGAAGCATCCGTTAATGACTTTTTTAAAACAGCACAATATCCTGGTAAAAATGTTCCGGTAAAACAAATACGTTATCAGCCTCAATTGGAACTTTTGAATTATTTGCGTGCAAATGGTTTCAAAACTTTCATTGTAACTGGCGGAACGGTTGAAGTTGTTAGAGCAATATCTCAGGATTTTTATGGAATTCCAAAAGATCAGGTTGTGGGAACGTCTTTCAAATACAAATTTGACGATGCTAAAAATGCAGTCTTAAGAGAACCTGCTCTAGATCATTTTAATGATAAAGAAGGAAAACCTGTTGGGATTCAATTGCACATTGGTCAACGACCAGTTTTTGCCTGCGGAAATGAAGGCGGAGCAGGTGACCTTGCCATGTTGAGATATTCTTCTGGCAGTAAATATCCTTCGTTTCAGTTAATTGTAAATCATAACGATTCTATAAGAGAGTACAATTATCAGGAAAAAGATAACCTTTCTTTAAATACTGCCGCAAAATATAAATATCATGTAATCAGCATAAAAGACGATTGGAAAAAAATATTCCCTGATAAATAATTAGAAGTTGAAATAGATTTTCTACCCTAAAATTTTAGAATTAGAGATTGTATAATTTATTACCAAATACCTATGAAAACAAATTTTAGATCAAACAAATTGGCCAGTCTACAGAAGACTTTTGGCTTGCTTTTTTGCTTCTTTATAGCCAGTTTTGGTTATGCACAAAAAAGCCCAAATATTATTATTTTATTATCAGATGATACCGGATGGGGAGATTTAGGCCCTTATGGTGGTGGTGAAGGTCGTGGAGCCGCAACTCCAAATATAGATCGTATGGCGAATGAAGGAATGCAGTTTTGGTCGTTTTATGGCCAGCCAAGCTGTACTCCAGGAAGAGCAGCATTAATTACAGGAAGAATTCCAAACCGCAGTGGTATGACAACCGTTGCTTTTCCCGGCGATGGTGGAGGTTTGCCAAAAGCCGAATGGACATTAGCATCTTTATTAAAACGTAAAAATTACAATACCTTTTTTGCCGGAAAATGGCATCTTGGCGAGGAAGATTATTCTATGCCTATCGCACAAGGTTTTGATGTGATGAAAAACGTAACTCTTTACCACTTAAATGCTTACACCTACACAGATCCGGATTGGAATGCAGATATGCCAGAAGATATTAGAGCAACATGGGTAAAAGGAACCAAAGGTGCTTTAGAGGGAGAAGCTGGGAAACCATACAGAGAAGTTAGAAAAATAGACGGAAAAGTGATTCCATTTCTTGATCAGTATACAGAAGAAGAGTCTATAAAATGGCTGAAGGAAAATGGTAAAAAAGATAAGCCATTTTTTATGGAAATCTCTTTTGCAAAAAATCACCAGCCAAACTTACCGCATCCTGATTATGCAGGAAAATCTGCAGGTAAAAACAAATACGCCGATTGTATTGTTGAATTAGATTCAAGAATTGGGCGTATTATGGATGAAGTTCGAAACATGGGAATTGCCGAAAATACATTAATCATTTATACGGTTGATAATGGAACTTGGCAAGACGTTTATCCTGATTGTGGTTACACTCCTTTTAGAGGAACAAAAGGAACTGACCGTGAAGGCGGTAGCCGTATTCCAACATTAGCTTGGTGGCCTGGAAAAATTAAAGCAAACAGCAAAAATAATGACATTTTAGGAACACTTGATTTTATGGCAACTTTTGCCGCTTTATCAGGGCAGGAATTGCCAACTGTAGATAGAGAAGGAAAACCAACAATTTTTGACAGCTATGATATGTCGCCGGTTTTATTTGGAACGGGAAAATCTAAAAGAAATATGTGGTTTTATTTTACAGAAGATGAATTATTGCCAGGAGCTATAAGAGTTGGAAAATTCAAAGCAGTTTTTAATTTACGTGGTGATAACGGACAGGCGACAGGAGGTTTAGCGGTAGATTCTAATTTGGGTTGGAAAGGAGCAGCAAGTTATGTGGCAACTGTACCGCAAATATTTGACTTATGGGCAGATCCGCAAGAGCGCTATGATTTATTCATGAACAATTTTACAGAGAAAACCTGGTTCTTGCCTACTATTCAGAACATTATAGGAGAATTTGCTAAAACTTATGAAAAATATCCACCTCACGAAGTACAAAGCAACCTATATCCTGGTCCAATTACTATCGATAATTATTTGAGGCTTAAAGAGGCAAAAGAAAAATTAAAAGCCACAACAACTGCAAAAAGAAGCGGAGGCGGATGATAATTAATTAGTAATAAAATATTTTAGAATCAAAAAACAAGCAACTTTTACAAGGTTAAAAGTTGTTTGTTTTTTGATTCTATTAAAATTAAAAATCAAAAAAGAAAAAATTATGAAAGTATCTTCTGCTTCAATTAAATATTTATTTGCCCCGCTTTTTTTTCTTTTAAATTTTACTGCGTTTGCTCAGGAAGAACCTGCAAAACCTGGAAACAGTGCACAGGAACTTGCCGACAAAATGGCAAATCCCGTGGCAAGTTTAATTAGTGTTCCACTGCAAAATAATCTAACTTATGGAATTGGTCCTTATAATGGATCAAAATATCAGATCAATATACAGCCCGTTGTTCCTTTTAAGTTAAGTGAAAATTTAAATTTAATTACTCGTTATATTCTTCCAGTTGTAGATCAGCAAGATGTTACGGGAGAAAATACGCATGAATTTGGTTTAAGTGATGCAACGGTAACTGCGTTTTTCGCTCCAAAAACTAAAGGAATTATCTTGGGGGTTGGTCCTGCTTTTTTGGTGCCAACAGCTACAGAAAAATTGTTAGGAACAGAAAAATTTGGAATCGGTCCAAGTGTTTTGGTCATGCATCAAGGGAAGGGACTTTCTATAGGTTTTCTAGCCAATCAAATTTGGTCTGTTGCAGGAAATGCTGATAGAGCAGATTTTAATCAGTTTTACACACAATTATTTCTTACACATAGCTATAAAAGCGGTGCGAGTTTGGGTATCACTTCAGAAATTACCCAAAACTGGCAAGGAAATACAACTCTTATAACTCTTAGTCCAAACGTTGGTGCAATTACAAAATTAGGAGGTCAGACGATGCAATTTGCTGTTATGCCTTTAATACCAATCGTTGGGCACCAGTCTATAAAACCAGATTGGGGATTAAGAGCGGTCGTAGCCTTTATATTTCCACAATAATAAAACCGTTTAAAAGGTCTTTTTAATTTTATTTATCGGAATTATGGAAGAAGATTCAAAACATACAGCCGAAACCCCATTTAACCCGATTGCATCAAAGGCAGAACGTTATGAAAAAGGAGCTTCGATTAGAAAGAAAATCCCTTTAGCGAAGCATGGAGAATGGAATCCTTTAAAAAACCGTAAAAATCCAGTAGATATTTTGATTCAGACCAGCGAAGGAAGAGTTGAAAGTCTATTGCCTATTCGGTACAGAAGAATGATGGAATCTCCTTTTGCATTTTATAGAGGCGCCGCTGCTATCATGGCTGCCGATTTAGCGCATACTCCTGTATCGGGAATAAATCTTCAGCTTTGCGGTGATTGTCACTTGATGAATTTTGGCGGATTTGCAACTCCAGAACGCAAATTGGTTTTTGATATTAATGATTTTGATGAAACTTTTCCTGGCCCGTGGGAATGGGATGTAAAAAGACTGGCTGCAAGTTTTGTTATTGCAGGAAGATGGCGAAAATTCTCCCATAAAAACTGTAAAGAATTTGCTTGGAATGTTGCGGATAGCTATAAAAGGCATATGTTGGATTATAGTAAATTATCTGCACTTCAAATCTGGTATGCCGATATTGATTTGGCGGAGCTGATTGAATTAGGACGAGATAAAGAATTTAAAGAATTTGACCAGAAAAGAATTAAAAAGGCATCAGAGTATACCGCTCACGAAAAAGAGTTTGCCAAGATGACGTATTTTGATGGCGCCAGAGCACGTATAAAAGACGATCCACCCTTGATATTTCACCCAACAGGAGAACTTGAAAAACAAGTGGCAAAAGAAGGCGAAATCATCCACAATAGATATTTAGAATCCCTTTCAGAGGAAAAACAGGTTTTGTTAAGCAGATATAAGCTTCATGATATTGTTATAAAAGTAGTGGGCGTTGGAAGCGTTGGAACATTGTGTGGCATCAGTCTGCTAATGTCGGCAACTGGAGAACCTATTTTTTTACAGTTTAAAGAAGCCCGAAAAAGCGTCTTGGAAGGAAACGTAAAAGCAAAAGGAAAATACAGCCATCAAGGCGAACGTATTGTAATGGGACAAAAGCTAATGCAGTCTGCATCGGATATGTTTCTGGGATGGACAGACGACAGTAAAAACAGATTTTTCTACATACGCCAACTGAGAGATGCCAAAGTAAAACCCGTTCTCGAAGTGATGAAGTCCAAAAATATGGCAGAATATGCCAAAGCTTGCGGATGGGCACTTGCAAGAGCTCACGCACGTTCGGGAGATCCTTCTTTAATTTCGGGTTATATTGGAGATGCAAACGAGTTTGCCGATGCTATTTCAGAATTTTCGGTTTTGTACGCCGATCAAAACGAATCGGATTATGATAAAATGCTCGAAGCGATAAAGCATGGAAAACTACCAATAGCTGCGGAAATCTGATTCTTTACATTTAAAAGAAATAGAACAGATATGTAGCTGTACAAAGTAAATAAAACTTTAAAAAATCTTAAAATATTGAACAAAATATGCTTGAAAACCACAAAGTAAGATTTTATTTATTTAATACTGTTAATTAAAGAAAATGATTTATCTTTGAGAGTGATCTAAGTAATTGTTTAGTAATGGTTTGTGCTATATGAGCAATTATTGACATCTGTTCCGCCCCACGTTCAAGATTTTTACGATTTTAATACATGAGTTAAACTGATTTAATTATTAATTTAATAAATACCACAACATGAATATTAAAAGAACAAGTCTTCGTATAATCCCAGTCTTATTTTTGGGTTTATTTTACAGCTGCTCTCCAACTGTAAAAGTTACAACTGATTATGATCATTCTGCTAACTTCAGCGAATACAAAACTTTTGCGGTTTATGACTTAAAAGCGCAGCAAGGCCAAGTAAATCAGTTAAATGTTGATCGTGTTGCAAAAGCAATCCGAAACGAAATGCTGGCAAAAGGATTTACAGAATCTAGTAATCCTGATTTAAAAGTGAATGCCGTTTCTATACTAAAAAACAAAACATCGGTTAGTGCTAACACAGACTTTTACGGTTATGGCGGAATGTATCGTCCATACGGATATTGGGGAGGCGGTGCTATGATGGGCGGTGCCAATACAACATTTAATACTTACGATTATGTTGATGGTTCCTTGGTTATAGATATCGTATCTACAAAAACAGACAAGCTGGTTTGGCAAGGAATCGGAAATGCCGAGATTGACAGCAGACCAGATAATCCCGAACAATTTATAAACGACGCAATCAAAAAAATATTAACTGGTTTCCCTCCAGGAGCAGTTAAAAAATAATACAATAAAACATTTGTACTTGCCATACTTCGGCAAGTACAGTGTTTCTCTTCCTACATACGCCCCCATCGTATTCTATTTTTAAGATATTAAGAAAAATAATTATTTACTCAAATTAAGCTTAAAAAAATGATCGATATTTTACTTTCCCTTTTCTTTTTTATAGCCACAATTGCTGGCCTTGCTACTGCAATTATGGTTTTATTTTCCAAAAAAAATTACTCAAAAAGTTTCTTTTTAGGAATGTTTCTGCTGAGTCTGGCGGTAGTGAGTATCTACAATTTTTATCTGTCGGCCAATATCTTCAAAGAATTTCCAGATTTATTTATCATTACCAAATCATTTATTTTTCTGGCAGCACCTTGTTCTTTTTTATATGTTCGAAATATTTTAACGTTAGACAAAAGCTTCAGAAAATACGATTGGATGCATTTTATTCCTTTTACGGTATACTTCGCCTTAACACTTTTTGTATACATTGGAAGTTTTACTAATCTAAAAATCGTCGATTTTATAGCAGCAAAAATCAGAAATCCGTTTTCTATTTTGACCTTGACCATTTGGCTTTCCTATGTCTTTTTTCAAACCATGTTGATTTTAAACTATGATCTGAAAAAATTTAAAGGCAACCAATTTCATCGAGCCAAAGTAATCAACTGGATTAGGGTTTATAACCTTATGATTTTGTTTCTTTTCTCGGCACTTTTTGTACATCATTTTTTATCAAGAAAAGTTGGAGTTGTAGACCTTTCTTGTTATTTCTTAATTTCGTCGGTATTGTTTTTTACTGTCGGATGGCTTTATTTCAGACCTCAGATTTTTCATGACGAAGAAGAAACATTCGATTTTGTGGTAGATAATACTGTAGTGGTAAAAACAAAAGAGACCAAAAATACACTTCCAATAACAAACGAATTAACGTTAGAAAAACGAGAAGAATACCTTTTAAAACTGGATTATGTTTTAAACTCTAAAAATCTGTTTTTAAAGAAAGATTTCGTAATCAGAGATTTGGCAGACGAAACAGGAATATCGGTACACCATTTATCCAATTTGATTAATTCTGAATTCGGACTTCATTTTCAGGATTATGTAAACCTTAAAAGGATTGAATATTTTAAAGACAAAATAAACGATCCAGAATGGAAAGATTTATCTTTAGAAGGCATGGCTTGGGGTTCTGGTTTTAAATCCCGAACAACTTGTTTTAGAGCCTTTATAAAGCATACTGGGAAATCTCCTTCCGAATATTTTAAAACCATCAGAATAAATCCAGATCGTACAGGGTCATATTACTTCAAGTAAAATTAGTAACGGCTATTGCATCATCTTAATTTAAAATATTCTGCCATGAAATTAGAAATTGATAATTCGGGAAGAAAAGTGTAGTCAGTTTTTGCCGTAATAATGGTATTGATTTCTGTTTATTGTAATGCACAATTAAAAGGAGGACATATTCTTGGTGCAATGGGACTGCAATCGGGAACTCAGGCTCCAGAGAAAACCTTGAGCGTCTATATTCCAGGTTATATTTATGCCGCATCTTCTTTGCGAAATGGCAACGGAGACAATATTGGAAATCCCAATCTTACTATGTTCATAACAGGTGTTGGAGCTAATTATGTAACCGATTTTAAAATTTTGGGCGCCAATTACGGGGCCACAATTTTGCTGGCGGGTGCTTCTAACACTATTCAAGGAAGTTATGTTGATTCTAAAAGCGATTTTGCTTTTACAGATATGTACATACAGCCCGTTCAGTTAGGCTGGCACAATAAAAGAGCCGACTTTGTTTTCGGTTATCAATTGTATCTGCCAACAGGAAAATATGAATTGGGAGCTAGCAACAACAGCGGTTTAGGAATGTTCATGAATGAATTTTCGGCAGGGACAACTTTATATTTTAATGACAAGAAAACATTCCATTTTTCAGCTTTGGCTGCTTATGAAATCAACGGAAGAAAGAAAGATACCGATATTAAAACAGGAGATATC includes these proteins:
- a CDS encoding HAD family hydrolase — protein: MKKSIYILPLVVLFFLSCKKSDTLTSPTENKQTETTATSGDPLPSWNDGALKKDIIAYVEKVTKEGSPDFIPVESRIATFDNDGTLWAEKPYVQELFAFYRVKKMVEAKPELAKKQPFKAVIEKDKTFFEKGGDKALIELVAATHTGMAEDEFEASVNDFFKTAQYPGKNVPVKQIRYQPQLELLNYLRANGFKTFIVTGGTVEVVRAISQDFYGIPKDQVVGTSFKYKFDDAKNAVLREPALDHFNDKEGKPVGIQLHIGQRPVFACGNEGGAGDLAMLRYSSGSKYPSFQLIVNHNDSIREYNYQEKDNLSLNTAAKYKYHVISIKDDWKKIFPDK
- a CDS encoding arylsulfatase, which encodes MKTNFRSNKLASLQKTFGLLFCFFIASFGYAQKSPNIIILLSDDTGWGDLGPYGGGEGRGAATPNIDRMANEGMQFWSFYGQPSCTPGRAALITGRIPNRSGMTTVAFPGDGGGLPKAEWTLASLLKRKNYNTFFAGKWHLGEEDYSMPIAQGFDVMKNVTLYHLNAYTYTDPDWNADMPEDIRATWVKGTKGALEGEAGKPYREVRKIDGKVIPFLDQYTEEESIKWLKENGKKDKPFFMEISFAKNHQPNLPHPDYAGKSAGKNKYADCIVELDSRIGRIMDEVRNMGIAENTLIIYTVDNGTWQDVYPDCGYTPFRGTKGTDREGGSRIPTLAWWPGKIKANSKNNDILGTLDFMATFAALSGQELPTVDREGKPTIFDSYDMSPVLFGTGKSKRNMWFYFTEDELLPGAIRVGKFKAVFNLRGDNGQATGGLAVDSNLGWKGAASYVATVPQIFDLWADPQERYDLFMNNFTEKTWFLPTIQNIIGEFAKTYEKYPPHEVQSNLYPGPITIDNYLRLKEAKEKLKATTTAKRSGGG
- a CDS encoding DUF2252 domain-containing protein; its protein translation is MEEDSKHTAETPFNPIASKAERYEKGASIRKKIPLAKHGEWNPLKNRKNPVDILIQTSEGRVESLLPIRYRRMMESPFAFYRGAAAIMAADLAHTPVSGINLQLCGDCHLMNFGGFATPERKLVFDINDFDETFPGPWEWDVKRLAASFVIAGRWRKFSHKNCKEFAWNVADSYKRHMLDYSKLSALQIWYADIDLAELIELGRDKEFKEFDQKRIKKASEYTAHEKEFAKMTYFDGARARIKDDPPLIFHPTGELEKQVAKEGEIIHNRYLESLSEEKQVLLSRYKLHDIVIKVVGVGSVGTLCGISLLMSATGEPIFLQFKEARKSVLEGNVKAKGKYSHQGERIVMGQKLMQSASDMFLGWTDDSKNRFFYIRQLRDAKVKPVLEVMKSKNMAEYAKACGWALARAHARSGDPSLISGYIGDANEFADAISEFSVLYADQNESDYDKMLEAIKHGKLPIAAEI
- a CDS encoding DUF4136 domain-containing protein; amino-acid sequence: MNIKRTSLRIIPVLFLGLFYSCSPTVKVTTDYDHSANFSEYKTFAVYDLKAQQGQVNQLNVDRVAKAIRNEMLAKGFTESSNPDLKVNAVSILKNKTSVSANTDFYGYGGMYRPYGYWGGGAMMGGANTTFNTYDYVDGSLVIDIVSTKTDKLVWQGIGNAEIDSRPDNPEQFINDAIKKILTGFPPGAVKK
- a CDS encoding helix-turn-helix domain-containing protein; protein product: MIDILLSLFFFIATIAGLATAIMVLFSKKNYSKSFFLGMFLLSLAVVSIYNFYLSANIFKEFPDLFIITKSFIFLAAPCSFLYVRNILTLDKSFRKYDWMHFIPFTVYFALTLFVYIGSFTNLKIVDFIAAKIRNPFSILTLTIWLSYVFFQTMLILNYDLKKFKGNQFHRAKVINWIRVYNLMILFLFSALFVHHFLSRKVGVVDLSCYFLISSVLFFTVGWLYFRPQIFHDEEETFDFVVDNTVVVKTKETKNTLPITNELTLEKREEYLLKLDYVLNSKNLFLKKDFVIRDLADETGISVHHLSNLINSEFGLHFQDYVNLKRIEYFKDKINDPEWKDLSLEGMAWGSGFKSRTTCFRAFIKHTGKSPSEYFKTIRINPDRTGSYYFK
- a CDS encoding SphA family protein, with protein sequence MVLISVYCNAQLKGGHILGAMGLQSGTQAPEKTLSVYIPGYIYAASSLRNGNGDNIGNPNLTMFITGVGANYVTDFKILGANYGATILLAGASNTIQGSYVDSKSDFAFTDMYIQPVQLGWHNKRADFVFGYQLYLPTGKYELGASNNSGLGMFMNEFSAGTTLYFNDKKTFHFSALAAYEINGRKKDTDIKTGDILSIEGGLGKTFYCMNAEKTAPKGIFNAGLIYYLQYKVSNDRIPVGSILVIEPDKDKVGGLGAEVNYLHIGSMTSAGFRWIGEVDAVNRFQGNTFFITLAHVFNFNKK